One segment of Rhodococcus opacus B4 DNA contains the following:
- a CDS encoding cupin domain-containing protein, producing MTNFDVWMEKLHDMKDFDPERSLPDGLVTGPDSARWLEEEITGNPSRVGVLADVPAKSMEFYLQEIPAGTATDLQRHLHESVHCVVDGSGYSEIGGKTLRWTAGDFVYTPPWVWHRHYNDGTTNVRMILVENSRMLDSLGINRRESAGNIAYHDNIDRS from the coding sequence ATGACGAATTTCGACGTGTGGATGGAAAAGCTGCACGACATGAAGGATTTCGACCCGGAGCGTTCGCTGCCGGACGGCCTGGTCACCGGCCCGGACAGCGCGCGCTGGCTCGAGGAGGAGATCACCGGCAACCCCAGCCGGGTCGGGGTACTCGCGGACGTGCCGGCGAAGTCCATGGAGTTCTACCTCCAGGAGATTCCGGCCGGAACGGCGACCGACCTTCAGCGGCACTTGCACGAATCCGTGCACTGCGTCGTTGACGGCAGCGGCTACTCCGAGATCGGCGGGAAGACCCTGCGCTGGACGGCAGGGGACTTCGTCTACACCCCGCCATGGGTCTGGCACCGGCACTACAACGACGGCACGACGAACGTCCGAATGATCCTCGTAGAGAACTCGCGGATGCTCGACAGCCTCGGCATCAATCGGCGGGAGAGCGCCGGAAATATCGCCTACCACGACAACATTGACAGGAGTTGA
- a CDS encoding VOC family protein: MGISQVSHAELAVGDLEEAVGLHVDVLGMKELGRSDGSVRLTAGVDERCDLVLTSGGTGVRRFALRVDSHDDLEHYGKRLANAGVEHSTRSDEDPGVSQSLQFRTPTGHVMELSLLTDAEGPQYIHPARAAHRGGIRALDFDHITLQAQDPKPLVEFMVDILDFQISDIFAPAPGVMGAAWLRASDLHHDVAIISTPEPGKSLHHYALGMESFDHLKVAADELARHGVPIETGPGRHGVGANLYTYFWVAGNRYELSAEMPRVRPGAPGMWDNFPKAFSPWGLTPPESFGHAS; the protein is encoded by the coding sequence ATGGGAATCTCACAGGTGTCCCACGCCGAACTCGCCGTAGGCGACCTCGAAGAAGCGGTCGGCCTTCACGTCGACGTGCTCGGCATGAAGGAACTCGGCCGGTCCGACGGTTCCGTCCGGCTCACCGCGGGCGTCGACGAAAGGTGCGACCTGGTACTGACCTCGGGTGGCACCGGCGTTCGCCGGTTCGCCCTCAGGGTGGACTCGCACGACGACCTCGAGCACTACGGCAAACGCCTCGCCAACGCCGGCGTCGAACACAGCACCCGCAGCGACGAGGATCCCGGCGTGAGCCAGTCCTTGCAGTTCCGGACGCCGACCGGCCACGTGATGGAGCTGTCACTGCTCACCGACGCCGAGGGGCCGCAGTACATTCATCCGGCGCGAGCCGCCCATCGCGGCGGGATCCGGGCACTGGACTTCGACCACATCACACTCCAGGCGCAGGACCCGAAACCACTGGTCGAGTTCATGGTCGACATCCTGGACTTCCAGATCTCCGACATCTTCGCTCCCGCACCCGGCGTGATGGGTGCTGCCTGGCTCCGCGCCAGCGACCTGCACCACGACGTGGCAATCATCTCCACACCCGAGCCCGGAAAGTCGCTGCACCACTATGCCCTGGGAATGGAGTCCTTCGACCACCTCAAGGTGGCCGCTGACGAACTCGCACGGCACGGTGTGCCGATCGAGACCGGACCCGGCCGTCACGGTGTGGGCGCCAACCTCTACACATATTTCTGGGTCGCGGGTAACCGTTACGAACTGTCCGCGGAAATGCCCCGGGTGCGCCCCGGTGCGCCCGGAATGTGGGACAACTTCCCGAAGGCGTTCAGCCCCTGGGGCCTGACCCCACCCGAGTCGTTCGGACACGCCTCCTAG